AAATCGGTTTAGTCTATAGCGCACTGGCGGCCGGTAAAATGGACGTCGTCTTAGGGTATTCGACTGATGGGCGGATTAAGAGTTACAACTTGAAGGTCTTAAAGGATGACCGCCACTTTTTCCCACCATATGATGCTAGTCTAGTTGCTACTGATCAGATTTTAAAACAACATCCAGAACTGAAACCACTTTTAAAGCGGTTATCCGGGCAAATCAATCTTGATACGATGCAGACGCTCAATTACCAAGTGGATAACGACTTGCTAGAACCCGCTGTGGTGGCTAAGCAATTCTTGACGCAACATGATTACTTTAAGAAAGGAGCCAACAAATGACGCATTTAAACACGTGGCAACAGCTACTTTATTATTTCCAACATAATGGTGGTTACGTTTTAAGCCAATTTAATCGGCACTTCTTAATTTCAATCTATGGGGTGTTATTAGCGGCCATCATTGGGATTCCGATTGGGATTTTGATTGCGCATCGTAAAAAAATGAGCGATGTGGTAATCGGCATTGCCAACGTTATCCAAACGGTACCGTCCTTAGCGATGCTATCAATCATTATGTTGGGCTTAGGCTTAGGCACTAATACGGTGATTATGACGGTCTTTTTATATTCGTTATTACCAATCATCAAAAATACGTATACTGGGATGATTAATGTCTCACCAAATATTCTGGATTCCGGTCTGGGTATGGGGATGACCAAGTGGCAATTATTGACGATGGTTGAATTACCCTTGTCCTTAGCCGTGATTATGGCGGGGATTCGCAATGCGCTCGTAGTGGCAATCGGAATCACCGCGATTGGTTCATTTGTCGGGGCCGGTGGTTTGGGTGATATTATCATTCGGGGGACGAATGCGACCGACGGCGGTGCGCTAATTTTAGCTGGGGCGTTACCAACGGCTTTGATGGCAATTATTGCCGATCTCGTTTTAGGGTTCATCCAACGCCGGTTAGAAGCGCCACAAGCCCATCATTGAAAACGCTAAAAAAGGAGCCCAGACAAAATTTACTTTTGTCTGGGCTCCTTTTTGGGATAGCCGAATCCTCGAAACGTGTTCTATCAGTTATCTCCTGGAGGATTAATAAAGATCCCCGGCTGATAGCCCACTTTCTTTTATTTGGTTATGAAAGATAGGGTTCAAACGCATCAGGAACTGGTGCCGTGACGGTTTGCGGGTGATCCGTATAAGGTTCTGTATACCGCAACGTCTGACCGTGGAGTAAGAGTCGTGGGGTTGTGTCGGTCGGGTTATAGAGGGGATCGCCTAGGATTGGATGACCAATACTGGCTAGATGGACGCGAATTTGATGGGTCCGGCCAGTTTCAAGATCGACCGCTAACACCGCCGTCGCGCCTTTCCGACTTAAAACGCGGTAGTGGGTAATCGCCGATAAACCGTTGATGTAATCGACACAACGTTGACGATCATTTTCTGGGTCGACACCGATGGGCGAATTAATGGTCGCATGCTCTGCCAGTTCGTGTTTGGAATCATTGACGATGGCAATGTACTGGCGGGCCATCTTTTTTTGACTGAGTTGGCGATTTAAAATTCCGATCACAATCGGGGTTTTGCCAATCAATAAAACGCCACTGGTAGCTTCGTCAATGCGGTGGACCATGTAGGCCTTTTTCCCTTGTTGGGCGAGGTAAAAGGCGACTTGATTCATTAATGTGCCGTTTTCACCGGGGCGGTTGGGATGGGTTTTAATGCCGGCAGGCTTATTGACGATTAATAAATCGTCACTTTCAAATAAGACACTGAATGATTGCGTCGCATCTAGTTCGTAGTTTTGAACTTTGACGGACACCTCTGAAAAATTCAGCGTGATTTCATCGCCAGGTTCTACGTTGCGGTTAAACGCGCGGTATTGACCGTTGACGAGTATTTCACGATTAATCCGCAAGAAATGTTGCATTTTTTGCGGTACTAACCAGTGATTGAGCAGTCCACGGACTGACATCGGACTAAAGTCTGTTTCTAAAGTTACTTTTTTTTGGTAAATTATCATCAGCGTAAACCACCTTCAAGCTACCAGTTTAGCGAATTTGGCACTAAAAGTAAATTTTAAAAGATTATTAATGTCAACGCACTGGCATAAGGGGCATCCTGGAATATGCTACAATATAACAAAGTACGATGTAAATTGATTAAAAGAGGGATTGTATGAATAAGCAGGATTCGCCGATTTGGTTGGCGATTAAACGTTTTTTTAAACGGGCGTGGCGAGTCGTGAAGTATGTTTGGTATCGACTACAATTAACCCGCTGGTTGATTTTGGGGATATTACTTTTAATATTTTTCATGAGTAGCTACTTAACCTTTAAAGCAAAAACGGCTAACGTTGGGGAAATTAAGGCCAACTTACAAACATCAACAACACTTTATGATGATAAAGATGCACGAGCGGGGACCTTATACACTCAAAAAGGCACGTACGTCGAATTAGATAAGATTTCGCCCGAGATTCAAAATGCCGTGATTTCGACGGAAGATCGCTCCTTTTATACGAATCCGGGCTTTAGCGTCAAGGGCTTGGCCCGCGCCGCTGTCAACTTAGTCATTCACCACGGACAAATTACCGGTGGGGGGAGTACGTTGACCCAGCAGCTCGCCAAAAATGCGAAGTTGAGTCAGAAGCAGACTTTCTCCCGGAAGTTTGAAGAACTCTTCCTAGCGGTTCAAATTACGAAGACTTACTCTAAAAAAGATATCTTAGCGATGTATTTAAATAACGCCTACTTCGGTAATGGGGTGTGGGGCGTACAAGATGCCTCTAGACGGTACTTCGGTAAAAATGCCAGCGAATTAGATGCTAGTGAAGCGGCCGTGATTGCCGCCATGCTCCGTAGTCCAAGTTACTATAATCCGGCTGATCATTTAGATAACGCTACATCACGGCGAAATTTAATTCTCGGCTTAATGGTGGATAACGGGAAATTGACGGAGAGCCAGGCAAAAGCGGCGAAGAGTGAACCATTAGTCGTTAAAAATACCTTGGAACAAAACGATAGTTACAAATATCCTTACTACTTTGATGAAGTTGTAAATGAAGCGGTTAAACGGTTCGGGCTTAAAGAAGAAGATCTCGTTAAAAACGGCTATAAGATTTACACCGCACTTGATCAATCACAACAAAGTAAGATGGAAAATACCTTCGAGCAAAATTGGTTATTCCCAGACAATGCGGCTGATGGCACCTTAGTGCAAGGCAGCTCCATTGCTATCGATCCGAAAACAGGTGGTGTATCGGCCGTGGTTGGTGGGCGTGGCGATTACACGATTCGTGGGTATAGTCGAATTACCCAAATGAAACGGCAGCCGGGTTCGACAATTAAACCGTTGGCCGTTTATACACCAGCTCTAGAAGATGGCTATCACTATGATTCTTCTCTTCAAGATAAGAAGAAGAGTTACGGAACCAATAAATATACACCAACTAATCCAGATAATGTTTATACCGGTTCAATGCCGATGTATCAAGCAGTGGCCAATAGTACGAATGCGCCTGCTGTTTGGTTGTTAAATCAAATTGGGCTTAAACGCGGCATCAAGTCAGTTGAAGATTTCGGGATCTCAGTCCCTAAGAGTGACCAAAACTTAGCGATGGCCCTTGGTGGTTGGCAAGGAGGGGTTTCACCTTATCAAATGGCGAGTGCTTATACGGCTTTTGCCAATAACGGGGAACTTTCTGAGACCCACTTTATTCGAAAGATTGTGGATGCCAGTGGCGCCGTTATTGTTGATAACACGACACCATCGAAATCCCGGATTATGAGTCAGAAAACCGCTAAGGAAATGACCAGCATGATGTTGGGCGTTTATAACAGTGGGACTGGGCGTTACGCTAAACCAGATGGCTATCAAGTCGCTGGTAAATCCGGTAGTACCGAAGTCCCCGACAGTTACGGTTACGGCACGAAGGATCAATGGTTAATCGGGTATACCCCGGATATTGTGGTCGCGACTTGGATGGGCTACGATAAGACGGATCAAGAACACTTTATGAAAAATACCAGTATCGATGGCCTAGCGCCAATCTTTAAATACGAAATGCAACAGTTGTTACCAACGACGGCCCAAACTAGCTTTGATACGGAAGACGCGCAATCAATGGCTAAAAAAGAAGACAATCAGGATTCTGACAAAGTCGTCAATTCGCTGCAATCGGGAATTAAAGATGGTGTAAATAAAGCGAAAGAAACGGTCAATCAATGGTATAATAACTTGAAAGGTTTTTTTAACTAAATTCATGTAAGGGAGTCACTACTATGACAGTCAACATTTATGATGATGCGAACCAAATGGCAACTAATTTACAAACATTACCACAATTTTTAGGCTTGCAAAATGCTTTTGCAGCACTTAAGAAGGATGATATTGCCTTCACAATGTTCAAGAAATTTCAAACACAACAAATGACTTTACAACAAAAACAAATGCAAGGCGAAGAATTAACGGATGACGAAATCAAAGAAATCCAAGAACTTGCTCAAAAAATCGGTGATATCGATGCTATCAAGAACTTGATGGAACAAGAACGCCAATTAAGCCAATTAATGGATGAATTAAACCAAATCATCTCAAAACCAATTGCTGATATCTACCAAGCCTAGAACGTATTTTTTAAGAGGAGTATCGAGTCGCAAAACGCGCACTTGATGCTTCTTTTTTTAGTGGTAAGGCGCCTTTCTAAGCCTTAGTTGCAATGCTATAATAAGACATATTACCAAAATGGGGGATAGCGATCATGAAATTTATTCACGCGGCTGATGCGCATATTGATAGTCCGTTTGTCGGATTAAAAAAAGCGTCAACCAATTTATGGACGACGATTCACGAATCAACTTTTACCGCCTTTGAAAAATTAGTGCAAACGGCCATTGATGAAGCTGTTGATTTTGTTTTATTAGTGGGTGATTCATTTGATCAAGAGGCCCAGAGTTTACAAGTCCAAAACTTTTTGAAACAACAATTTGAACGCTTAAACGCTGTTGAAATCCCAGTTTATCTTAGTTATGGGAATCATGATTACTGGGATCCCAACCAAATTCATTTCGATTTTCCAAAAAATGTCCATGTTTTTACAACTGATGTTGAAGCCAAAACACTAACGACTAAAGCCCAAGAAACGGTCACGATTGTTGGTTTTAGTTACGGGCAACGGTGGTTAGCAGCGGATCAAACCGCCCAATTTCCGCCACGAGCGGCTACGACTTATACAATTGGGACGTTGCATGGTAGCCAGAGTACGGCATCTGATGCGGATCATTACGCACCGTTTACGTTAAGCGGGCTCAACCAACTACAATATGATTATTGGGCACTAGGACATATTCATAAACGCCAAATTTTACAAGCACGGCCGTATGTCGTTTATCCGGGTAACTTGCAAGGCCGGCATAAGAATGAACCCGGTGAAAAAGGTTTTTATTTAGTGACCGCGCAAGCGGGGCAATTCGAGCTTGAATTCAAACCGACGACGGTGATTGAATGGCAACGGCAACGGTTTGAGATTCCTGAAAATCCAAGTTTGAATCAATTGCAAGAAGGTTTGAGGACACAATTATTGCAAAGTGAAACAGCAAGCTTAGTGGCTTTGGAATTGACGCACGCTGAACGGTTATCAAGTGATCTGATTCAACGCGTTAATAATGGTGAGTTACTCGCCTATTTACAAACAGACCTTGAGGCTAGCGCTATCATGCATTGGCCGTACGCGCTTAAACTACAGTTTGCTTCCCAACAACAATTTAGCCAGATTGATCAAGCCTATTGGCAAGCGGCGGCTGATAAGATTTTTACGCCAGATTACATCTTGGAAAAGGCGCAACCGCTCTTGAAAGAAAAATTCATCCGAGAAGCCCTTGTAGATCCCGATTTTCAAGCGGACTTGCAGGCAATGGCTGAAACGATTTTACAAGAAAAGAAGCTGGAGGACTAAGCATGCGGATTAAAACAATTAACATCTTTGGCTTTGGTAAGTGGCACGATCAAATAATTGATTTACAAACTGATTACCAGGTGTTATATGGCCAAAATGAAGCTGGTAAATCAACCATCACGGCGTTTATTAAAGGTGTCTTGTTTGGGTTTGCGACTGGCAAGCAAAAGTATGAACAATATTTACCTAAAAGCGGGGCACAGTATGGTGGCGAGTTAATTGTCGACTATCATGATCGTGAGATTACGATTCGGCGAGTTGCCGGCAAAGCGGGCGGCGAGGTAACGGTTATTGACCAGGGTAAGGAGTTTGGTGCGGATTATTTGAACCAACTGATTGCGCCCGCCGACAAAGCGCTTTTTACACAGATTTTTGAAACTAATCAACAGGATTTAAATCAGATTTTTGGTCTAACTGCCGATGATTTTATGCAACATCTCTTAACGATTGGCGCGGTTGGTAGCCATGAATGGCTTGCTTTTGAGACTAGTTTGGATAAAGCTAGTCAGCAAATCTATAAACCATCGGGTCGCAAGTGGCCATTGAATAAAGCCTTAAAACAATATCCGGAAATTCAACAAGCTGTTAGCCAGGCTAAAGCGGCTAATCAGCAATACGAAAGTAACGATCAACAACTACAACAAGCACTGCAGACGCTGAAGCAAGATCAGACAACATTAGCTAAAGTGCAAACCCAAAAAAATCAGCAGCAACAATTACTAGAACGTTGGCCGAAGTACATGGAGTGGCAGGCCTTACAAGAAGCTTTAGCAACGACCAAGCCTTTTGACAGCACTTTGTATACGCAATATCAAAAGATCGAACAGCAACGTCAAGAATCACAAGCGGCATTAGCAGACGCTAAACAAGCGGTGGCCGCAATTCAAGAAACGCTCGATCAAACAGGAGAGTTTCGGTTTTATCAAACCCATCAAGCTGCAATTGATGGGTTATTAGAAGAATGGTCAACACGGCAAAAGCAAGCCCAACAATTAGCACTACAACAAACGCAATTGACGCAGTTGACGAGCGAACAAGCAGCATTAGCTACCAAATACCAATGGGCGACGACGGCCACGTTACCAACGGTCTTAAGCACCGACCAGCTAGAGCAGTTACAAGTGGCCAATACCACCTACGAACAAACGCAAACCACTAATCGGGTTTTAACAGAGCAATTAACAGCCTTGATCGAACAGGTGGCCGAACAAGAACAATTAGTGACCACTTTGGAAACCCCAGTGGCCGTTGCTAGTTCAACACCAATCAGCAATATTTATTTCGGCTTAGGGATTGTTGGTTTATTAGGCGTCTTTTTACCCGGCGGCTTAAAAGCAGTTGCTTTGTTAGGGTTAGGATTACTTGGTTATGGGTTATACACCAAGTATCAAAAACAACAAAAACAAACGGCCGATACAACGCAAAAGGCACAGTGGCAACAAGCGCTCGCTAAGCTCGACCAGTTACAAGCGGATCTTCAGGAAAAACAAACAGCTCTTGCAGATGGACAACAAGCTTTAAACACCAGTCAGCAACAAGTCGCTGCGCTTTTAAGTGCGAACGGATATCCGAACGAAGCAACGGTGACACAAGTTATGAACCAACAAGATGCCTTAGCGCGGATGCAACACTTGCAAGCATTAATGGCCCAACAAAGTGCTGAGATTAACACGCTTCAAGTGGCCTTAACCGATTATTTTGACCAGTTTGCATTTGCTCATGATTGGTTAGGGGCGCTGCAAGGCGAACCACTGCATAACCTAGCGCAAATTGAACAATTTAAGAGTCGACTTGACCAATTGAAACAAGCCCTCGCACAGGATAATGAACGCTATGAGTATCAACAACAACAAGTAGCGCGTTTACAAAGACAAGATCAAGAACGTCAAATT
This DNA window, taken from Latilactobacillus sakei, encodes the following:
- a CDS encoding ABC transporter permease, translated to MTHLNTWQQLLYYFQHNGGYVLSQFNRHFLISIYGVLLAAIIGIPIGILIAHRKKMSDVVIGIANVIQTVPSLAMLSIIMLGLGLGTNTVIMTVFLYSLLPIIKNTYTGMINVSPNILDSGLGMGMTKWQLLTMVELPLSLAVIMAGIRNALVVAIGITAIGSFVGAGGLGDIIIRGTNATDGGALILAGALPTALMAIIADLVLGFIQRRLEAPQAHH
- a CDS encoding DNA repair exonuclease, producing MKFIHAADAHIDSPFVGLKKASTNLWTTIHESTFTAFEKLVQTAIDEAVDFVLLVGDSFDQEAQSLQVQNFLKQQFERLNAVEIPVYLSYGNHDYWDPNQIHFDFPKNVHVFTTDVEAKTLTTKAQETVTIVGFSYGQRWLAADQTAQFPPRAATTYTIGTLHGSQSTASDADHYAPFTLSGLNQLQYDYWALGHIHKRQILQARPYVVYPGNLQGRHKNEPGEKGFYLVTAQAGQFELEFKPTTVIEWQRQRFEIPENPSLNQLQEGLRTQLLQSETASLVALELTHAERLSSDLIQRVNNGELLAYLQTDLEASAIMHWPYALKLQFASQQQFSQIDQAYWQAAADKIFTPDYILEKAQPLLKEKFIREALVDPDFQADLQAMAETILQEKKLED
- a CDS encoding carboxypeptidase, encoding MNKQDSPIWLAIKRFFKRAWRVVKYVWYRLQLTRWLILGILLLIFFMSSYLTFKAKTANVGEIKANLQTSTTLYDDKDARAGTLYTQKGTYVELDKISPEIQNAVISTEDRSFYTNPGFSVKGLARAAVNLVIHHGQITGGGSTLTQQLAKNAKLSQKQTFSRKFEELFLAVQITKTYSKKDILAMYLNNAYFGNGVWGVQDASRRYFGKNASELDASEAAVIAAMLRSPSYYNPADHLDNATSRRNLILGLMVDNGKLTESQAKAAKSEPLVVKNTLEQNDSYKYPYYFDEVVNEAVKRFGLKEEDLVKNGYKIYTALDQSQQSKMENTFEQNWLFPDNAADGTLVQGSSIAIDPKTGGVSAVVGGRGDYTIRGYSRITQMKRQPGSTIKPLAVYTPALEDGYHYDSSLQDKKKSYGTNKYTPTNPDNVYTGSMPMYQAVANSTNAPAVWLLNQIGLKRGIKSVEDFGISVPKSDQNLAMALGGWQGGVSPYQMASAYTAFANNGELSETHFIRKIVDASGAVIVDNTTPSKSRIMSQKTAKEMTSMMLGVYNSGTGRYAKPDGYQVAGKSGSTEVPDSYGYGTKDQWLIGYTPDIVVATWMGYDKTDQEHFMKNTSIDGLAPIFKYEMQQLLPTTAQTSFDTEDAQSMAKKEDNQDSDKVVNSLQSGIKDGVNKAKETVNQWYNNLKGFFN
- a CDS encoding RluA family pseudouridine synthase; this encodes MIIYQKKVTLETDFSPMSVRGLLNHWLVPQKMQHFLRINREILVNGQYRAFNRNVEPGDEITLNFSEVSVKVQNYELDATQSFSVLFESDDLLIVNKPAGIKTHPNRPGENGTLMNQVAFYLAQQGKKAYMVHRIDEATSGVLLIGKTPIVIGILNRQLSQKKMARQYIAIVNDSKHELAEHATINSPIGVDPENDRQRCVDYINGLSAITHYRVLSRKGATAVLAVDLETGRTHQIRVHLASIGHPILGDPLYNPTDTTPRLLLHGQTLRYTEPYTDHPQTVTAPVPDAFEPYLS